In the bacterium genome, TGTCGGGCTCCTCAGCGGGGTGGTGATCACGGAGACCGTCTTCAACTATCCGGGCATCGGCCGGTGGGGCGTCGGCGCGAGCCAGCAACTCGACATTCCCGCGGTCACGGGGTTTGCCCTGATCTTCGCCGGGATCCTCGTTGTGGGGAACCTCTGCGCGGACGTCCTGTACGCCGTCGTGGACCCGCGGATCCGGCTGCATTGAGCGCGGTCCGATCCTCGTCCTCGACCCCAAGCTTCCCGCTTTCGCCGGCCCGCGCGCGCCCGCGGATGGCGGAGACCGGCTGGCACCGGACGGTCCGGCGGTTTCGCTCGACCCCGATGTCGATGCTGGGCCTGTTGATCGTCGCGTTGTTCGTCGTCCTGGCGCTGCTGGCCCCATTTCTCACGCACCCGACCGAGCGGAACCCATTCATGATCCCACACGAGGGGTACGCGAGCGATCCCCATCCGCCGAGCCCGCGCCATCCCTTCGGGACGACGGAGGAGCAGTTCGACCTCTACTACGGAGTCATCTGGGGGGCCCGCACCGCGTTCATCGTCGCGCTCACCGTCGTCGCCTCCGCGGTCGTCGTCGCGCTCCTTCTCGGGAGTCTGAGCGGCTTTTACGGCGGATGGATCGACGAGGTCGTGATGCGGGTCACCGATATCTTCCTGGCCTTCCCCGGGTTGATCCTGGCCGTCGTGATCGTCGCGGTGCTGGGACAGAACGTGCGGAACGCCATCATCGCGATCGCGATTGTGGAGTGGCCGACCTACACACGGCTCCTTCGGGGCGAGTTCCTGCGGGTCCGGGATATCGAGTTTGTGCAGGCGGCCCGCGCGCTCGGGGCCGGTGATCTTCGCATTATCGGCCGGCACGTGATTCCGAACACGCTCTATCCGATGCTGATCCTCGCCTCGCTGAACATCGGGAGCATCGTGATCACCTTTGCCGCGCTCTCGTTCCTGGGCCTGGGCGCGCCTCCCGGGTATGCCGACTGGGGGCAGCTCATCAACCTCTCTCACAACTGGATCGCGGGCACCCCGGGCCACGCCTTCGTGTTCTGGTATACGCTGATCGTGCCGGGCGCCGCGATCTTCCTGTTCGTCCTTGGGTGGAACCTGCTCGGGGACGCGTTCCGCGACATCTTCGACCCGCGCCTTCAGGGAAGCCGGTAGCGATCCGTCGTCAGCAGGTCCGATCCGAAAACTGAATGCAGAGGGGGAGGGGAGACCATGCGCCT is a window encoding:
- a CDS encoding ABC transporter permease — its product is MAETGWHRTVRRFRSTPMSMLGLLIVALFVVLALLAPFLTHPTERNPFMIPHEGYASDPHPPSPRHPFGTTEEQFDLYYGVIWGARTAFIVALTVVASAVVVALLLGSLSGFYGGWIDEVVMRVTDIFLAFPGLILAVVIVAVLGQNVRNAIIAIAIVEWPTYTRLLRGEFLRVRDIEFVQAARALGAGDLRIIGRHVIPNTLYPMLILASLNIGSIVITFAALSFLGLGAPPGYADWGQLINLSHNWIAGTPGHAFVFWYTLIVPGAAIFLFVLGWNLLGDAFRDIFDPRLQGSR